CAAGAACGGCACCGTCGTGAACGGCGTGCCCCTCCGGGCGCCTGCGGCCTTGGGGCCCGACGACATCTTGCAGATCGGCGACTTCACGCTGACGGTCGAGCTAGGGCGCACCCGGCCCGATCCGGCACGCCACCCCGCCGACCTGGACGAGCCGACCAGCGCCGGGCGCGCGCTCGGCGACGCGGGCGGCGGGCCCGGGGGCGACGGCGTCGGCGAGCCCGAGGCGATCCCGCGGGAGCGCGAGCTCGCCGAGGAGCTCACGCGCCGCCTCGCCGCGCAGGGGCTGAGGCGCGACGCGATGCTCAGGGTCATCGACGCGATGGTCGACGTTGTGGCGCGGGGGTCGACGAGCGCGGGGCGTCACTGAACCTGGCCGATCGGGCGCGCCCTCCGCCCACGGGCCGTGATAGCGTCACGAAATGGTGAGCGCGACGGCGAAGGTGCGAGGCGCGAAGCTCGTCAAGACCGCCTCCGCCGAAGGTGGCGCCGCCTCCATCACCGACATCCTCGTCGAGAGCGACGGCGAGCAGGTCGGGGTCAGCTACGGTAACCCGGATCCGTCGGTGGGTCAGGAGTGCCCCTGAGCGCAGCGGGTGAGGCCGGCGCACGCGCGTCGATCACGCTCGCGTTCTCTGCGGGGACGCTGGAGGTGCGGGGCCTCACCGCGCCGCTCGAGGGGCTCGTGTGGGATCCGCGCACCGCGTGTCATCGCGCGCCTGCGGTCGCCTACGCGCAGCTCGTGCGCGCGCTCGTGCGCGACAAAGTGACCTTCGTCGACGAGGCGCGCGCGTACCCCGAGCTCGACGCCGAGCCGCGGGTCCACCGCGAGGCGCGCCCATTCCAGCGCGAGGCGATCACCGCGTGGCTGCGCGAGCGTGGGCGCGGCGTGGTCGTGCTGCCCACCGGCGCGGGCAAGACGCACGTCGCCGTGATGGCGATCGCCGAGAAGCGCCGCGCCACGCTGGTGCTCGCCCCCACGCTCGACCTCGTCCGGCAGTGGCACGGGCTGCTCGCGGCCACGTTCGGCCAGGAGGTGGGGGTCCTCGGCGGCGGCGAGCACGACGTCCGCGCGATCACTGTTTCCACTTATGATTCCGCGTACATCCACATGGATCGTCTGGGCGCGCGCTTCGGCCTCGTGGTGTTCGACGAGTGCCATCACCTGCCCAGCGCGGCCTACTCGCTCGCGGCCAAGCAGTGCCTCGCGCCGTTTCGCCTCGGGCTCACGGCGACGCCTGAGCGGACCGACGGTCGCGAGGCGCTCCTCGACGCGCTCGTCGGGCCTCTCGTCTACCGGCGCGACATCGTCGAGCTCGCCGGGGACTACCTCGCCGAATACGAGACCGAGCAGGTGGGGGTGGAGCTCGATCCGGACGAGCGCGAGGAGTACGAGCGAGAGCGGAAGCTCTACCGAGAGTTCCTCTCGATGAACCACATCCGCATGGGCGATCCGCGCGGCTTCGCCGAGTTCGTCATGCTCTCGGCCCGCACCGAGGACGGCCGCCGCGCGATGGCCGGCTACCGACGTCAGCGAGAGCTCGCGTTCTCCGCGCGCGGCAAGCTCGCGTACACCGAGCACCTGCTCCACGAGCACCGGCGCGATCGTGTGCTCCTCTTCACCCAAGACAACGCCACGGCCTACACGCTCTCTCGGCGGTTTCTGGTCCCCGTGATCACCCACCAGACCAAGGTGAAGGAGCGCGCCGAGGTCCTCTCGGGGCTCCGCGAGGGGCGCTACGGCGTGATCGCCACGTCGCGCGTGCTGAACGAGGGCGTCGACGTGCCCGAGGCCAACGTCGCGATCGTGCTCTCCGGCTCCGGGTCGGTGCGCGAGCACGTGCAGCGGCTGGGGCGTGTGCTCCGCAAGGGGCAAGACAAGCGCGCGGTGCTCTACGAGCTCGTCACGCAGGCGACCGGCGAGACCTTCACGAGCGAGCGCCGGCGGGAGCACAGTGCTTACCGCTGACCTCGTCGTGGCGCGGCGCTACAAGGGCGAGCTGCGCCTGCGCGCGCTGCGGCCCGAGGAGGAGCCCCTGGCCCGCCGGCTGGCCGCGGCGCTGATCCGCGAGGCCCGAGCGCACGTGGGGCAGAGCCGCGAGCGCCTGATCGCCGCGTGGGATGCGCTCGACGGCGGCGCGCTCGACCGCCGCGTCGTCCTCGCGCTGCGCAAGCTCGTTCTCGACGCCTGCGACTTCTCGTCGGCCAGCGCCCACGATCCCGTCGAGCTCCGCCGCGCGCTGTTCACCACCGCGGCGGCGGCCCGGGCCGCGCTCGCCGACGGCATGAGCCTCGATCGCGAGGTCGTCGTCGCGTCGGTGGCCGCGACGCTCGGGCTCTCGCCGGCAGCGCTCGACGCGGGGCTCTTCTCCGATCTCCGCGACGCGGACACGCTCACGAGCGGACCGGCCCTCTCGGGCGACACCCTCGTCGAGGGGTTCGCCGCGGCGCAGGCGCAGGCCGCGCTGCTCCGGGCGACCCGCGCGGTGTGTACCGTGACGACGCGCGACGCGGGCGAGGTGAGGGCGTTCTTTCGTACACTGAAATTCCACAAGCTCCTCTTCGAGATCGAGGCCACGGGCGAGGGCGCCTTCTCGCTCGTCATCGACGGTCCGTTCAGCCTGTTCGAGTCGGTCACGCGGTACGGCCTGGGCTTCGCCATGCTCGTGCCCGCGCTCGAGCGCCTCACGGCGTACGAGCTCGAGGCCGACGTGCTGTGGGGCAAGGAGCGCGCGCCGCTCAAGCTGCGTTTGGCGGGAGGCACGGGCGCGCCCACCCGCGCCGCGAGCCCGGTCGCCGCGGCCGGCGTCGCCGACGA
This is a stretch of genomic DNA from Myxococcales bacterium. It encodes these proteins:
- a CDS encoding DEAD/DEAH box helicase family protein — encoded protein: MPLSAAGEAGARASITLAFSAGTLEVRGLTAPLEGLVWDPRTACHRAPAVAYAQLVRALVRDKVTFVDEARAYPELDAEPRVHREARPFQREAITAWLRERGRGVVVLPTGAGKTHVAVMAIAEKRRATLVLAPTLDLVRQWHGLLAATFGQEVGVLGGGEHDVRAITVSTYDSAYIHMDRLGARFGLVVFDECHHLPSAAYSLAAKQCLAPFRLGLTATPERTDGREALLDALVGPLVYRRDIVELAGDYLAEYETEQVGVELDPDEREEYERERKLYREFLSMNHIRMGDPRGFAEFVMLSARTEDGRRAMAGYRRQRELAFSARGKLAYTEHLLHEHRRDRVLLFTQDNATAYTLSRRFLVPVITHQTKVKERAEVLSGLREGRYGVIATSRVLNEGVDVPEANVAIVLSGSGSVREHVQRLGRVLRKGQDKRAVLYELVTQATGETFTSERRREHSAYR
- a CDS encoding DUF790 family protein; this translates as MLTADLVVARRYKGELRLRALRPEEEPLARRLAAALIREARAHVGQSRERLIAAWDALDGGALDRRVVLALRKLVLDACDFSSASAHDPVELRRALFTTAAAARAALADGMSLDREVVVASVAATLGLSPAALDAGLFSDLRDADTLTSGPALSGDTLVEGFAAAQAQAALLRATRAVCTVTTRDAGEVRAFFRTLKFHKLLFEIEATGEGAFSLVIDGPFSLFESVTRYGLGFAMLVPALERLTAYELEADVLWGKERAPLKLRLAGGTGAPTRAASPVAAAGVADDVSKLLAGLEPLAEACGARCALSAELVHLPGAGLVVPDLVVQRGDRRVFVG
- a CDS encoding FHA domain-containing protein — translated: MATTISLRRRGGDSRRETFHGEGVITLGRAPENDVVLLCPRVSKRHATLQLRDGQLWLRDLTSKNGTVVNGVPLRAPAALGPDDILQIGDFTLTVELGRTRPDPARHPADLDEPTSAGRALGDAGGGPGGDGVGEPEAIPRERELAEELTRRLAAQGLRRDAMLRVIDAMVDVVARGSTSAGRH